TAGCGGGCAGGACAAAGCCCACCTTACGCGGATGGGGCACAGGGGTTTCCGCAGTCCAACGCCCCATGGACACGGCGCGGTCGCGCAGCTGGTCAGTCCACTGGAAGCCGCAAGGGCATTTATATCGTGCAAGCTTGCGCCGTTCCACTTCGCGGGGGTCACTGTTTTTTTCAACCAGCACCAGCCCTTCTTCGCTCAATGGGTGAAACTGCATGCAGGCAGGGCAGCGGGCTTCAAAATGCCGCACCTCATCGCATTCTTCCAATGCCTGCACTATGCTGCATTCATCGCCGCCAATGGGCTTGGACACCCGTAGCACTTTACGGGTACGGGAATAACTGCGGGTTCGTTCCAGAAACTCAAGAGCCGGCACGCCTTGCCCGGCGATTTGTTTATACAATGCCTCTTCATCAAGCATCAGGTCCTGAATGGAAATGGATGCCCGGGCATTCTGTGATTGAGCGCTGGACAAAAATAACGCCGTGCTGTCACGGAAGGATATCTGCCCGCCCCGAACCTTGCCAAGCAGTTCGCGTACCGGGCGGCTGGCGCGGAACATGGGCAGCAACTTATTGCTCACCACTTTGGCCAGGCTTTCATCATCCTGCATGGCAAGCATGCGCGGCCCGGGGCGCATGACCACGCCATAGGCAATGGCCCCGTGCATGACCAGAGTTTTGCCCGTCTGGGCCGAGCCGCACACGTCCACCTCTTCAACATCCGGATGCGACCAGGTGTCCATGATTTCCACAAGGTAGGGGTTCACGTCCTTGCGGTAACGCCCGCCAGCGTAGGGACCATCTTTGACAAGCAGGTTGGCCGCAGCCCAATCGGACAGTGGAATATACGGGCGCTTACGGAAGACGTGCCGCTCGCCATCTGTAAAGCGTATTCGGGCCATCGCTTTAGCCGTTGGCGAGTGTTCGAGCGTTACGGATAAAGACAGCATGCTAGTCGTCTCCGTTCTGCCCCTGCGGTTCATCTTGTTCACCAGCAACAAATTCACGTTCGGACGACCATGCGTCCATCCAGTCGGCGGTCTCCGCCGCCCACCACTTCAAGAGATCGGCCATGAGCCTTTCATCGCCTTTCACCAACGTTATTATTTCTCCAGCTTTTCGAAAGCCGAAGCTGTCCACCTCTGATTTGAAAAACATGGCCCGCGCGGCCAGGTCTTCTTCATGTTGTGACCTGGGCATAAGCAGGCCCTGTTCTTTTTCAAGCTTCAAGCGAGCGCGATCAGCAGTGAAGCGCTTGAGGTCGGCATCGGCAGCAACACGGTTGACGGTTGCATCAGTCAGCGCCCGGTTTTCCGCCTGCGCAGCTGGCGTCAAGTGCGCTGCCGCATAGGCCAACAACGCGCCGTCTTCAAACTGACCCTCGGCATTTGTGGCCACCTTGCGGTCGTTGACGTCGCGGCCGAACTTGCTCTTGGAAAGTTTGAAGCCCTGATTGATAAGAAATGCCTTGGCTTCAAGCTGTGTTTTAAATACGCGCATGACTGGTTTCTCCTTTTGCGGCATCGTTCAGAGCCATCTGCACCCACTGGCCATTGTGGCGCAGCCAGCCCATCAGCTTCCAATAATCCTTTTCTGGCCACCGCTCGTGTCCACTAAGCGTGAAATCGCCCGCCCCATCAGGTACCGGGGTAAGGCCCACGCGGCGCAGAATAGTAAGACTGTCCAACGGGCCAGCTGCAGTTGAAAGCAGGGCTGAAATCCCCGGTTCCGGGCGGGGAGGGCGCTGGTTTATCGGTGCCGCTGTGGCCACAGAAGCTGCCACCTGCTGCACCGCGCAGTGTTCCGCGCGCTGCACCTCGCATTGTTCTGCGCGTTGTTCCGGCTCCACTGTGGGCTGGACTTTCGGCACGTCTTTTTCGCGCGCCCCTTCCTGCGAGGTCATGTCAGGCGCATGTCCTGCCGGCATAGCCATACGCAGGCCTTCAGGAATGCCCGCCTGAACCCACAGGCGCAGGTCGAGGCCAGCGCCAAATGCCTCGCCCGCGTCCTTGCCCATGGGTACAGGCCAACGCTTTGCGGTGGGAAATGTGGCCCGCCAGCGCTGCCAGCCCTCCGCACCTGCTTTGTCAAAGTCCAACGCGACCAAAATGCAGCTGGCCTCCTTCAGCTTCTCGTACACTGTGGTGGACATGTTCCGGATATTGCTGGTCATGGAGGCGAGGCAGCTGGTCAAATCGCCAGCCAGGGCATGAAGCATGTACGAATCCAGCTCGGTCTCCTGCACAACAACCACCCCCGTGTCTTTTTTTGCGGTGCACGGCAGCCACAGCAAATCCATGCTGCTGCCTTCAACAACGTGGTATTTGTGTTCGGGCCGGAACTCCTGGCGATCGACATCGAGGCGGCGGATGCGCAACCGCTCGACAAGGTCGGCACCGTCGGGCCCAGGCATGATCTGCGGCACAATGATGCCCCGTGGCAGCCACAGCCTCTTGGGCTTGCCGTTATCCTTGAGCACCGATGGCAGGCCCCAGCTTTCTCGCGGCCGGATGATGCAATTCTTGCCGCGCTCACCCGGGTTAAATCCCAGGCGGTAGCGCTGCACAGCATCGGCATCCAGCCCGCGCGCCGCCAACCAGGCCATGTGTTCTGGCGCTCGCAGCAGGCACTCTGTCCCCCAGGTCACCAGCTTGGCGGTGTGGGCTTGCCACTTGTCGCGGTCGACGCCCTCAAGCTGACCGAGCTGGCCACTGACTGCCTGGAACGGCTCAACGATCTTTGACTTGGGTATTGCCGGGGCTTTCAGGTTGGCCACCGGAGCTACGCCAACCCGCTTGCAGGCATCGGCGTAGCTCATATCTGCATAGTCACGCAGCAGCTGGATGCCGTCGCCTTTGACGTCGCACTGGCGGCACCAGTAATAACCGCGCCCCTCCTGCTCCTCGGGCCAGATGCTGCACCTGTCTTTTCCCCCGCAGCTGGGGCAGGCCGAGGCCCACTCCTTGGCGGTTTTTTTGGCCGGGTTAAACCCAAGCTCACGAAAGAGGTCAACAATATCTGCGGGCATGGCTGTTTATCCTTAAAGTCCTATTGTCCTGTAAAAGGTCCTATCTCTATCTTTTTATTTTTATTTACTTTTTTAAGAACAGGACAATATGACAAAAACACGGAGTATGTTGTAAAACCCCAATTGTGTTAAACGCATTGGCCCCCCTAGAGAGTTGTCCTTTTGTCATGGCGCAGCTATCCCACTGTTATAAAAAAGAATTTCTGCAGGCCCTTTGCCCCTGAAATGTCATGGCAAAGGCATAAGCTCCTGACAGCATAGTCACTTGGAGACAGGGCGCATGCGTTCGCCGTCCTCAGAGAAGTCGTAGCCGAAGTAGTAGGTGTGGCCGCCGACCTTGCGGCGGTCCACCTTGGCGGAGAGCTGGCGGCCAAAGAGGTGCATGGAGGGCACGGTTTTGGCCGACACGAATTTCTTGTGCCAGACTTGGTACACTTCGTAGACCTCCGTGGCGCTGAGCCTGTATTCGGCATCGGTCTGCTCCAAACAGTGATCGATGAAGAGTTGCATGGTGTCTTCTTCCACCCGGTAATCAGCAGTCCATTGCGTGATGGCCACCGGGGGAATCAGCCCTTCTTTTTGGAATTTGAGGCAGCCGCGCACGAGCCAGGCGAGGATGCCGGGCAGCTCGTCCTCCAGATGCTTCTCAAGCTTGGGGTTGCGCTGGCGGTCGTACTCGCCCTTTGGTTGATCCACGAAGCGATAGGGAAAGTTGATCATCCGCAGCCGCTCCCAAAATGCGGAGTCGTGGGCAGGGGCGCGCGGCAGGAAGTTGGTGAGCAGGAACAGGGTGTGGGTGGGCCGGAATTCTGTGTTTTCTTTATCCCACAGGTAGCGGCCGGTGAGAGAGTCAGATCCGGAGAGCAGCTTCACCTGCGATGTGCTGAAGCGGCGGTTTTCGTTGGTTTCCGAAGCCCAGACCACGCGCAATCCGTTCAAATTCATGATGGTGGGGCTGGCGCTGTCTGGGTCTTTCGGCACGTTGCGGTCCAGCAGCATCTCTGCCGGCACTGGCCCCATGTAGGGCCCAAGCACTTTTTTGAGGGTCTCCATGATGACCGTTTTGCCGTTACGGCCACGGTCGCCATAGAGCATGAGGAACAGAGGCTCGGTGCTCATGCCGGTAATGGCATAGCCTAGCACCTTCTGGACGTAGTCGATGACGCCGTCATACGCGCCAAGGATCTCGGACAGGCTTTGCTCCCAAACAGTGGCTGGAGCATTCAGGCCAGACCACTCAACAGGGCAAGCCCGGCGCATGTAGTCTGAGGGTCGCCCTGGGCGATGCTCGCCAGTGCGCAGATCCACTACGCCATTGGTCACGCCCAACAGCCATGGGTCTTTGTCCCAGACGTCTGGCTTGGTGATCAGCGGCTCCTGGTTGGCCAGGGTGAATTTGATGCAGGCGTTAACGCCCTTACTCGAGTTAAGATATCCAGATCGTTTGCGCAGCCGCTCGGCTGCAGCGGCAAACTTTGCTCCCAGGGCTTCATCGCCGGCGTCCACTGCATCCTGGGCAAGCTTATCGTAGTGGGCGGCGATTTCACGGTACTTGAGGCCCACTTCATCCACAGATGCCTCGACACGATGGATGTGGGTGGACTCCCACTGCTGGCCAATCCAGCGGTACCAGGTCTTGGTTTCAGGGACGTAGACAAGCTTGCCCCTGAACAGGGCGCTGTGCAGAATGCCGTCACCCTTCTCGGCGAAGCCTGCGCACTTGGCCACAAAGTCCGGAGTGATTGCCTCGGCTGGCGGCGTGTCTACCTTAACGGAGGCTTCTTCTTCCTGAACCTTTGCCGCGACAGACGCTGCCATTGCCTCCATGGCAGCGTTGATTGCCGTGCCCGCGGCTTCCAAGTCACCGTGTTTTTCAGTTGCCATGACGCACCTCCACCACTCGGAGGGCCACAGCCACGGCCGCAACTTTTGCTGCAACCACTATCACAGCCGCCATCAACATGACTACGGCGCCGTTTTCTTCCCAAAATCCCAGCGCGAAAAGCCCAAAAAATCCCTGACATCTCGGGCGACCGTTCCGGCCCCTCGACCAGAGGGCGCAGAAGGACCCGTGAAACAAAAAGGAGTGGGCAGTCGGCCATGACCTTTTGCCCTGTCTTTCTCGAAAGAGGGGTGCGGGGAGGGGCGGAAGCCCGCCCCCCTGGGCGTCGGCTGCGCCGACTGAGAAGGAAGCGCCCGCTACATGGGTGTGCCGGCAGCTACTGTGGTTGTCTGGAGCCCCCTCACGGCCGACAATAGAGGCCCAAGGATGGAAGAAGGGTTGGCATCTGTTGGCCAGTCGTTGAGAAAAGGGATAAGCGGGCGCGCCCGCCCGAATGCATGGCAGAAAAGAAAAGGCATGAAGGAATGCCTTCTGATGGTGGGCACCATATGGGCACCAAAAAGAACTTTTAGCCCAAAAACAACAAAAGGGACGCGCGATAAAATCGCGTATCCCTTTGAAATCTAATGGTGCGCCCGACAAGAATCGAACTTGTGGCCTACAGCTTAGGAGGCTGTCGCTCTATCCAACTGAGCTACGAGCGCAACCGAATATATATATTTGTCGGATTGCATGGTGTCAAGTTTTTTGCTTTTACTTGAAGGTTGCCTGTAGATAAAAATTTTCCGTTAGAGCTTGTAACTTTTGAAAAATGTTACAAGCTTTAACGCTGCACGCGAGCGCCGCGCGCCGCACGCGGCGTGGATTATGCCGTCAATCATGTTTTTCGACAGAATGACAAATTACAACGTGAAGCCTTTCAAAGGGAATCTGATCCAGGTGAAAAGCCCCCTGACAGCACAGCAGGCACGGGAGATGCGGTTGTTTTGAGAGTCTTGTTTGTTGCGTGGGCCATACGTAAAATCCGCCGCCTTCAATGAAGAAGGCGGCGGTCAAAACGCGCACGGGAAGGAGGCGCGCGCAGTTGTGGATTGGATCACCGGGGCACAGCGAACCCCGGAATTGGTCAGGTCCTAGAAGCTGTAAGCGAATACAAGCTGGGCTTTGCAGGCATCCCTTTTGTCAAAGTTGCCGTTGCCGCCGCCGCTGTAGTAGCCGTCTTTTTTCCAGGTGTCCTTGTCCATCATGTTCACAACGTAACCCAGTTCAAGATTGGCTTCAAGATTTTCGTAGATCTGCCACTGGTTGATCAGGTTAAATTCAAGCAGGCCGTCGTTGGTCGTCAGGTACGGGCCATCGCCGCCGTAGCCTTCTCTCCACGAAGAGGCTTCCGCCATGTACTTGACCATGGAGGGGGCGTTGGTGCCGCCCCAGTAGGCCACGCGCAGAGTATGCTTGAGGTCTTCCATGAAGCTTATGTCTTTCAGCTGGCCGCCGATACCCCAGGTGCCGGCATAGGACATGTTCCAGTCATTAATGGTGCCGGGCCCTGCACCCCAGGAAAGGTTGCCGTCGCCAATGAAGGACGTGAAGTTGCCGGCACCTGCGATTGACGGCATGCGCTCGGAGCCGTTCTTGATATTGCCGTCATCACCAGAGCCGTACCAGCCAAAGATGCCAGGGGTGGCCCAATCCATCTTGTATTCTACCAAAGCCTTGACGACAAAACCCTGCCGCGCAGAGCTGCCGCGTACGATGTCATTATCATCACCGCGTTTTTTTACATCAAAACGGCCCATCTCTTCCACATAGCCGTAATTGATGTCGAACTCGATGTTCAGGGGATCGAACATGGTGATGCCAACAGGCAGACCGGCCCAGAACATGTTGCCATATTGCTTGCCGGTAGTGCGCGAAGTAAGCGGTGTTCCATCTGCATAATTGAAGCCCGGGGTCAAGCCGGGAATTGTCAAACCAAGAACACCATCGCTGGTTTCCCAGGGAGTAGGACTGTTCTCGTCGATGCGGTCAAGGCCGCGCAGGGCATTGCGGCCAAGCATACCGTACATGGCCCAAGGCGTGATTTCAATACCGTCAAAGGTCATAGGCAGGCTGACGGCAAAGAGGTCCATATTGTCAAGATAGTTATCCTTGGCCTTGCGATCGCCGTTGCCGTAATCTTTAACATTAAAATTGTCATTGACCGGGCGTGCCCAGAAGGCGGTGAGGCCGACGTTCTCGTTGAACTTATAGTTGCCCACAACCGCAGCAACGTCAGCGTCAAGGACGGCAGAACCGCCAGCCATGTTGGGCAGGGCAAGAGCCTGTATGCCCATACGCATACGGGCGTCAGTCTGGGGGATTACCCAGTCGATATACGCGTTCTTGAGTTTGATGACGTTGTTGCCATCGGCGCCGAGAGCGCCGCCTTCGTCACCCTTGCCCCAGTTCTGAGTTCCGATTTCAAAGTACACAGTGCCGGACAGGGCTTCTGAAGCCACTGCATCCAATTGCAAACGCAGGCGCTGGGCCGCGCTGAAGTCGTCGTCTGTGTTGGCTTTCGTTTTTTTTCCTTCGGGCGTTGTGGTGTGTTCTGTCAGCTGGGTGTTCGACAGACTGAAGCCCATGAGCCATTCGCCCTGAGCCTTGAAATCTATGGCTTTGGCCCCCCCGGCCGCGCCCATCAGCAGACCGGCGGCGAGCAGCGCCACCATGCAGCTCTTTTTAAAGCGTTGCAAACCTTTCCTTTGCTTAACGTTCATACCTTTTCCTCCAGATTTTATAGTTTGTGCGGCGGCAATGTGGTCAGGCCGACATTGCGCCACATTTGGACTCCGTGATTGTCATGTCAGCGATTGCCCTTGGCGATGGCAAGGCACCCCCCGCAAGGCTTGCTGAGAGACCATGACCTTTGCTGACAGGTCAGTTATGGGTTTCATGACCATGCTGGGCATGGTGGCCGTCATGTGCATGGTCGTGCCTGTGTTGGCCATCTTTATTGTGACCACATTTACAATTGGCGCAGTTGCCCTTGCAAACATGCTTTTTTTCTTGCTGGATAAT
This DNA window, taken from Desulfovibrio sp. 86, encodes the following:
- a CDS encoding primase-helicase zinc-binding domain-containing protein, producing the protein MPADIVDLFRELGFNPAKKTAKEWASACPSCGGKDRCSIWPEEQEGRGYYWCRQCDVKGDGIQLLRDYADMSYADACKRVGVAPVANLKAPAIPKSKIVEPFQAVSGQLGQLEGVDRDKWQAHTAKLVTWGTECLLRAPEHMAWLAARGLDADAVQRYRLGFNPGERGKNCIIRPRESWGLPSVLKDNGKPKRLWLPRGIIVPQIMPGPDGADLVERLRIRRLDVDRQEFRPEHKYHVVEGSSMDLLWLPCTAKKDTGVVVVQETELDSYMLHALAGDLTSCLASMTSNIRNMSTTVYEKLKEASCILVALDFDKAGAEGWQRWRATFPTAKRWPVPMGKDAGEAFGAGLDLRLWVQAGIPEGLRMAMPAGHAPDMTSQEGAREKDVPKVQPTVEPEQRAEQCEVQRAEHCAVQQVAASVATAAPINQRPPRPEPGISALLSTAAGPLDSLTILRRVGLTPVPDGAGDFTLSGHERWPEKDYWKLMGWLRHNGQWVQMALNDAAKGETSHARI
- a CDS encoding DNA primase family protein → MAASVAAKVQEEEASVKVDTPPAEAITPDFVAKCAGFAEKGDGILHSALFRGKLVYVPETKTWYRWIGQQWESTHIHRVEASVDEVGLKYREIAAHYDKLAQDAVDAGDEALGAKFAAAAERLRKRSGYLNSSKGVNACIKFTLANQEPLITKPDVWDKDPWLLGVTNGVVDLRTGEHRPGRPSDYMRRACPVEWSGLNAPATVWEQSLSEILGAYDGVIDYVQKVLGYAITGMSTEPLFLMLYGDRGRNGKTVIMETLKKVLGPYMGPVPAEMLLDRNVPKDPDSASPTIMNLNGLRVVWASETNENRRFSTSQVKLLSGSDSLTGRYLWDKENTEFRPTHTLFLLTNFLPRAPAHDSAFWERLRMINFPYRFVDQPKGEYDRQRNPKLEKHLEDELPGILAWLVRGCLKFQKEGLIPPVAITQWTADYRVEEDTMQLFIDHCLEQTDAEYRLSATEVYEVYQVWHKKFVSAKTVPSMHLFGRQLSAKVDRRKVGGHTYYFGYDFSEDGERMRPVSK
- a CDS encoding outer membrane homotrimeric porin, with protein sequence MNVKQRKGLQRFKKSCMVALLAAGLLMGAAGGAKAIDFKAQGEWLMGFSLSNTQLTEHTTTPEGKKTKANTDDDFSAAQRLRLQLDAVASEALSGTVYFEIGTQNWGKGDEGGALGADGNNVIKLKNAYIDWVIPQTDARMRMGIQALALPNMAGGSAVLDADVAAVVGNYKFNENVGLTAFWARPVNDNFNVKDYGNGDRKAKDNYLDNMDLFAVSLPMTFDGIEITPWAMYGMLGRNALRGLDRIDENSPTPWETSDGVLGLTIPGLTPGFNYADGTPLTSRTTGKQYGNMFWAGLPVGITMFDPLNIEFDINYGYVEEMGRFDVKKRGDDNDIVRGSSARQGFVVKALVEYKMDWATPGIFGWYGSGDDGNIKNGSERMPSIAGAGNFTSFIGDGNLSWGAGPGTINDWNMSYAGTWGIGGQLKDISFMEDLKHTLRVAYWGGTNAPSMVKYMAEASSWREGYGGDGPYLTTNDGLLEFNLINQWQIYENLEANLELGYVVNMMDKDTWKKDGYYSGGGNGNFDKRDACKAQLVFAYSF